Proteins encoded by one window of Canis lupus dingo isolate Sandy chromosome 10, ASM325472v2, whole genome shotgun sequence:
- the TSPAN31 gene encoding tetraspanin-31 gives MVCGGFACSKNALCALNVVYMLVGLLLIGVAAWGKGLGLVSSIHIIGGVIAVGVFLLLIAVAGLVGAVNHHQVLLFFYMIILGLVFIFQFGISCSCLAINRSKQTDVINASWWVMSNNTRDELERSFDCCGLFNLTTLYQQDYAFCTAICKSRSSTCQMCGEKFLKHSDEALKILGGVGLFFSFTEILGVWLAMRFRNQKDPRANPSAFL, from the exons ATGGTTTGCGGTGGCTTCGCCTGCTCCAAAAATGCGCTGTGCGCTCTCAACGTGGTCTACATG CTGGTGGGCTTGTTGCTCATTGGAGTGGCTGCTTGGGGGAAGGGCCTGGGCCTGGTGTCCAGCATCCACATCATCGGAGGAGTCATTGCCGTGGGGGTCTTCCTTCTTCTCATCGCCGTGGCTGGACTGGTGGGTGCTGTCAACCACCACCAAGTCCTGCTCTTCTTT TATATGATCATCCTTGGTTTGGTCTTCATCTTCCAGTTTGGAATCTCTTGTTCATGTCTGGCTATTAACCGAAGCAAACAG ACAGATGTCATCAATGCTTCTTGGTGGGTCATGAGCAACAACACCAGGGATGAACTGGAAAGAAGTTTTGATTGTTGTGGCTTGTTCAACCTTACAACCCTGTATCAACAGGATTATGCTTTCTGCACTGCA atcTGCAAGAGCCGGAGCTCCACATGCCAGATGTGTGGAGAAAAGTTCCTCAAGCATTCAGATGAAGCACTGAAAATCCTGGGGGGTGTTGGACTCTTCTTTAGCTTTACAGAG attcttGGTGTTTGGCTAGCAATGAGATTTCGGAATCAGAAGGATCCTCGAGCTAACCCCAGTGCCTTTCTATGA
- the MARCHF9 gene encoding E3 ubiquitin-protein ligase MARCHF9, translated as MLKSRLRMFLNELKLLVLTGGGRPRAEPQPRGGGGGGCGWAPFAGCSARDGDGDEEEYYGSEPRARGLAGDKEPRAGPPPPPAPPPPPPGALDALSLSSSLDSGLRTPQCRICFQGPEQGELLSPCRCDGSVRCTHQPCLIRWISERGSWSCELCYFKYQVLAISTKNPLQWQAISLTVIEKVQIAAIVLGSLFLVASISWLIWSSLSPSAKWQRQDLLFQICYGMYGFMDVVCIGLIVHEGSSVYRIFKRWQAVNQQWKVLNYDKTKDIGGDAGGGTAGKPGPRTSRTGPPSGATSRPPAARRMRTLLPQRCGYTILHLLGQLRPPDARSSSHSGREVVMRVTTV; from the exons ATGCTCAAGTCCCGGCTCCGCATGTTCCTGAACGAGCTGAAGCTGCTGGTGCTgacgggcggggggcggccccgggccGAGCCGCagccccgggggggcggggggggcggctgCGGCTGGGCGCCCTTCGCCGGCTGCTCGGCCCGGGACGGCGACGGCGACGAAGAGGAGTACTACGGGTCGGAGCCGCGGGCCCGGGGCCTGGCCGGCGACAAGGAGCCGCGGGCCggacccccgccgccgcccgcgccgccgccgccgcccccgggcgCGCTGGACGCCCTGTCGCTCAGCAGCAGCCTGGACAGCGGGCTGCGGACCCCCCAGTGCCGAATCTGCTTCCAGGGCCCCGAGCAG GGGGAGCTCCTGAGCCCCTGCCGCTGCGACGGCTCAGTGCGCTGCACACACCAGCCCTGCCTCATCCGCTGGATCAGCGAGAGGGGCTCCTGGAGCTGTGAGCTCTGCTACTTCAAGTACCAGGTCCTGGCGATCAGCACCAAGAACCCGCTGCAG TGGCAGGCCATCTCCCTGACGGTCATTGAGAAGGTCCAGATTGCAGCCATagttctgggctctctcttcctcGTTGCCAGCATCTCCTGGCTCATCTGGTCCTCACTCAGCCCTTCAGCCAAGTGGCAACGGCAGGATCTGCTCTTTCAGATCTGCTACGGCATGTATGGCTTCATGGATGTCGTCTGCATAG GCCTCATCGTCCACGAAGGCTCCTCTGTCTACCGCATCTTCAAGCGCTGGCAGGCAGTGAACCAGCAATGGAAGGTCCTGAATTATGACAAGACCAAGGACATAGGAGGAGATGCAGGGGGAGGGACGGCGGGGAAGCCGGGCCCCAGGACCTCACGGACGGGCCCCCCCTCTGGGGCCACCAGCCGCCCCCCGGCTGCCCGGCGCATGCGGACGCTCTTGCCTCAGCGCTGTGGTTACACAATCCTGCACCTCCTTGGACAGCTGCGGCCACCAGATGCCCGTTCCAGTTCCCATTCTGGCCGAGAGGTTGTCATGAGGGTCACCACGGTGTGA
- the CDK4 gene encoding cyclin-dependent kinase 4: MATPRYEPVAEIGVGAYGTVYKARDPHSGHFVALKSVRVPNGGGAGGGLPISTVREVALLRRLEAFEHPNVVRLMDVCATARTDRETKVTLVFEHVDQDLRTYLDKAPPPGLPVETIKDLMRQFLRGLDFLHANCIVHRDLKPENILVTSGGTVKLADFGLARIYSYQMALTPVVVTLWYRAPEVLLQSTYATPVDMWSVGCIFAEMFRRKPLFCGNSEADQLGKIFDLIGLPPEDDWPRDVSLPRGAFSPRGPRPVQTVVPEMEESGAQLLLEMLTFNPHKRISAFRALQHSYLQKAEGNPE; the protein is encoded by the exons ATGGCTACTCCTCGGTACGAGCCAGTGGCTGAGATTGGGGTTGGTGCCTATGGAACGGTGTACAAGGCCCGTGATCCGCACAGCGGCCACTTCGTGGCCCTCAAGAGCGTTAGAGTCCCTAATGGAGGAGGTGCCGGAGGGGGCCTTCCCATCAGCACAGTTCGTGAAGTGGCATTGCTGAGGCGGCTGGAGGCTTTTGAGCATCCCAACGTTGTCCG GCTAATGGACGTCTGCGCCACTGCCCGAACCGACCGGGAGACCAAAGTGACCCTGGTGTTTGAGCACGTGGACCAAGACCTGAGAACGTACCTGGACAAGGCACCCCCACCGGGCTTGCCAGTGGAGACCATCAAG GATCTGATGCGCCAGTTTCTAAGAGGCCTAGATTTCCTTCATGCCAACTGCATCGTTCACCGAGACCTGAAGCCCGAGAACATTCTGGTGACCAGTGGTGGGACAGTCAAGCTGGCTGACTTTGGCCTGGCCAGAATCTACAGCTACCAGATGGCACTTACGCCTGTG GTTGTTACACTCTGGTATCGTGCTCCAGAAGTTCTTCTGCAGTCTACGTATGCAACACCCGTGGACATGTGGAGTGTCGGCTGTATCTTCGCAGAGATGTTTCGTCGCAA GCCTCTCTTCTGTGGAAACTCTGAAGCTGACCAGTTAGGCAAAATCTTTGA TCTGATCGGGCTGCCCCCAGAGGATGACTGGCCCCGAGATGTGTCTCTGCCCCGAGGAGCCTTTTCCCCTAGAGGGCCCCGTCCAGTACAGACAGTGGTACCTGAGATGGAGGAGTCTGGAGCACAGCTGCTGCTG GAGATGCTGACTTTTAACCCACACAAGCGAATCTCTGCCTTCCGAGCCCTGCAGCACTCTTATCTACAAAAGGCAGAAGGTAACCCAGAGTGA